In the Caldisericaceae bacterium genome, one interval contains:
- the secG gene encoding preprotein translocase subunit SecG, protein MSTFAIVLVVLDLVFALGTTISILLMDPKGAGLGAISGGATVFHNKTAKDILLERLAIVFGILFVLTTVFLNVFKVF, encoded by the coding sequence ATGAGCACATTTGCGATTGTATTGGTTGTTTTAGACTTAGTTTTTGCCTTGGGTACCACCATATCCATTTTATTAATGGATCCAAAAGGTGCTGGGCTTGGTGCTATTTCTGGTGGGGCAACTGTTTTTCATAATAAAACTGCTAAAGATATTTTATTAGAGCGTTTAGCTATCGTTTTTGGAATACTATTCGTCCTTACAACAGTATTTTTAAACGTTTTCAAAGTATTTTAA